One Papio anubis isolate 15944 chromosome 18, Panubis1.0, whole genome shotgun sequence genomic window, GCACTGGACATAGGAGCCGGGTGGTGGCCGGTTCTGTGTGTGCTTGTTGCCTGTCGTCTGTAACTCTAGTGTTCAACATTAGCCGTGAAACAGTGACGTGTGTAACTGTGGTCAGCAGACCTTGTTCCGCGTGGACGCGTCATGTGGATTCATTTCTGGAAGCCTCGATCTGTATGTTTGAGTATTTAGATGAGTGTTGTTTGAGTGGAATTTTAACCCGGAAGGTAGGATTTATCATCATTTACTTGTAGTGAACTGTTTAAcacttgttaaatttttttacacTATAGCATTTATGCAGTGGTTTACAGAATTCATGGAATTATTTTTATCAGTATGGGAATTAATTAAAACCTTGAATCTTTGTTTTGTCTGCTTCTCTGAGCACAAGCCTGGCCAGCTGGTCCCTGGGGGTCCTACCAGCCAATCTCCAGGGCTCTCGGCCGTGtccacctctgccttcccaccACAGGGTCACAAACTCCCACGCAGTCCTGGGTCACCCCGCAGCCGCTCTGGAGGCTTGGCTCTGGGTGTCTTGTGGCCCAAGTGCTCCAAGCTGGAAGTTTCTGCCAAAACACCAGGTGGCCGGTCCTCACCTGGACCCACAGGTGGGGGGTGCGATGGTGGCCTGGCCCCCTCCCCACAGGTGACTTACCTGTGGGCCTCACATAGGGGATGCCGTGCTGGGTGAGCAAACCTTTTAGCCTTTTGATCTCCTTTGACAGTTCTTTATGAGCCTACAACACGAAGTTCAAGGgaaaggctggggtgggggtggggcagggcggGAGGCTACTGTGTGCTGCCACCTCCCCCCGGTACGGCACCTTTCTGCAGTTTTCCAGGGTCTCCAGCCCCAAGCTGTCAGGACCTCCCTCCAGCTGGGTGGGTTCATTTTCTTCTGGGGCCTTGAAGTAGCCAGCGTCCTCAAACAGTGTCCGCAGCAACTTCTCATGGCCCTGAAGATGGAGGATGCAGGGGCAGCACCCAGCTCCCAGCCGGGCCCGCCAGGGGCAACCCCGAGCATATGCTTACCTGGGCGGTGATCAGCTTGTCGGCCAGGTCCtgctccacctggtcccaccgcCGCTGCAGGGCCTCTGGCAGAGTCGGGTACACTGAGGGCCCAAGAGAAGCCAGACTCAGTTGTGCCCCATGTCCCAACCCTGGCCCCCATCACTGCAGGGCTACGTGCATGGCTGACCCCACCGGCCCCCACTGCGTCCCGCACCCCTACCTAGCAAGGCGTGGGGGTGGCAGACGAGGGGGGTCTCGAACGTCAGTGCATAGACACAGGTGCTCGGCTCGGACACGTGGGCCAGCCGGTTGCTTTTTCCACACGCCAGCTCCACCTGGGGAGGGCACGCCAGTGGGTGTGTTGCAGAGGCTGGGGCCCCTCGTCCCGGGCTCCCGTCTGAGGCCTCACCTTGCTCTGCCGGCTCCGGGAACGGCAGGCGTCACCATCCCTCATCCACATGCCCGTGAAGGTGTTGTTGGCGATCTCCCACTCGTGCCAGATGCTGCGGGGACACGGGCACGGCCCGTGAGGCCGGGCGGGGGAGCCGCACTGCTGCTTTGGGATCCCCGGCCCGGCCCCGCTCACCCGAGGACCCCGCTGTAGGCGTTCCAGCGGAAGGTCTGCTCGTGCTGGGTCACGTTGTGGAATGGGCAGAACTCGTACTTGTACCTGGGGACACAGGTGGCATGAGGGGGTCCCCAGGCTGCGCCCCAGCCCACCTCGCACCTCCCCTGCACTCACGTGGACTCCACCAGGCTGAAGCACTTGCCCGAGAGTCGGAGGAGATGCGCCGGCCCTGGAAGAGATTCACGCTGATCCCCAGGCTCCGTGCACAGAACCTGTTTGCAAAGACTGGCAGAGTCTGTTTTCAAAGGaccagtttttaacaaaaagcacAAGATgttcaaagaaacaggaaaacaggtCCCATTCAATGGAAGAAACTGACAAAACCGAGAATTCTAACAGccctttaaaaatgagagttcAGGCTTGgtatcgtggctcacacctgtcatctcagcactttgggaggctagggcgggaagatcgcttgaggccaggagtacgagaccagtaCGGGCAACAATGCGAGACCCCCGTGTCTacactaaaaacacacacaaaaaactagctgggtatggtggtgtgtacctgtagtcccacctactcgggaggctgaggcaggagaattgcttgaacccgggaagcggaggttgcagtgagctgagatggtgccactgcactccagcctgcatgacagagcaagaccctgtctccaaaaaacaaaaaagaagacattcccagataaaagCTTCAGGAGTTGGCTACCTGCAGGCCCATGTGCCCCACGGGGAAGTGAGTAGACAGACAGCAGCTCAGCTGGAAGGAGACGAAGGGCCCTAGTACGGGGGTAAATTAAATGCCAGTTACTTTTCTAGCTGTGGTCTGTATATCTACAGAACTTAAACCAGTGGTCCCCAATATTTTTGGCagcagggactggtttcatggaaggcaGTTTTTCTATCAGCCGGGGGTGGGGATgggtggttttgggatgaaactgttccacctcaccTCATCAggcatcaggttttttttttttttgagacacagtctcattctgtaaCCCAAGCTaaaatgcaatggcatgatctcagctcattgcaacctctgtctcctgggttcaagtgattcccctgcctcagcctcccgagtagctgggatcccaggcatgcaccaccacacccggctaatttttgtattttcagcaaagatggggtttcactatgttggccaggctggtctgaactctgGACCTCcagatccatccaccttggcctcccaagtgctgggattacaggcgtgagccactgcgccccgcctgaAAGACTAACTTTTAAAGACATAAACAGGTTGAAAGTGAAGGTATGCAAAAGTATTCATGTAAACAGCCAAAAGAGAGCTGGAATGGCTGAAATTACAAGAGACAAATACGTTATATATTGACACAAGGGTCCATGTGCCAAGACACCACAATTACCCATGTACAAACATTGCCACCCACTACATAAGGCTGAGAGGAAACATccataccctttatttatttacttatttatttattttgagatggagtctagtcttgtcaccaggctggagtgcaatgggacgatctcggctctctgcaacctccacctctgggttcaaccAGTtttcccgcctcaacctccccagtagctaggattacaggtgcccaccaccacggctggctaatttttgtatttttgtacagacagggtttctccatgttggccaggctggtcttgaactcctgacctcaggtgatccacctgcctcagcctcctaaagtgctgggattacaggcgtgagcccccacgctCGCCCTGatggatttaatatttttaagatgactACCACGCATAGTGAtgtgcagattcaatgcaacgCCATCCaaatcccaatgacattttttgcagaaatagaaaaacacatcCTGAAGTTCATAGGGAGTCTCAGAGGACCCCCAAATCATCGAACggtcttgaaaaagaacagagttgAAAGACCCACACTTACTGATTCCAAAAATTACTTCAAAGCGGTCATGATCAAAACTGTGTGATACTAGCATAAAGACCGGCGTagaggcagggcacggtggctcacgcctgtaatcccagcgctctgggaggccaaggcaggcagatcacgaggtcaggagattgagactatcctggccaacatggtgaaacctggtctctaataaaatacaaaaatttagccaagcgtgatggcaaacgcctgtagtcccagctactcaggaggctgacctaggagaattgcttaagcctgggaggtggagaggttgccatgagctgagattgtgctactgcactccagcctgggctacagactCACACTCtgtatggaaaaaacaaaacaaaacaaaaaaccatcaaGGGAGTGAAAAGAcccacggaatgggagaaaacaaacaCTGGCAAATCATAGACGTAAGGGATTCATATCCAGCATATATAAAGAACCACAGCCCTACAATAAAcccagtttaaaaatgggcaaagaggcccgtcatcccagcactctgggaggccaaggcgggtggatcacctgaggtcaggagtttgagaccagcctggtcaacatggagaaaccctgtctctactaaataaaaattagccaggtgtggtggtgcatgcctgtaatcccagctacttgagaggcttgacaggagaactgcttgagcctgggaggcggaggtttcagtgagccaaggttgcaccactgcactccagcctgggcgacagagcgagactccatctcaaaaaaaaaaaaaaaaaaaggacatacaAACAATACAAACAGACCATAAGCCACTGAAAAGATCCCACATCATTAACTCGGGAAGTGCAAATTAAGACAACCCTAAGGTACCACCTCACACGCATTAGGATGGCTGTtagcaaaaaaaacaaagtgctagtgaaaatgtggagaaaccGGACCCTCTGTGCAACGCTGGCTGGAACGGGAAATGGTGCAGCCACCGTgcaaacagtttggtggttcctcaaaaagctaaacatggAATTCTAACAAGATCCAGCAAAGCTACTCTCGAAATTGGAAGCAGAGACTCAGTATTTACGCCCAAGTTCACAGCAGCCTATTTCCAGCCAGGGGCTGGAAGCCAGGCCCGTGTCCAGACGACGGGTAAACACGTGGTCTCTCCTCACGTGGGACAGTCCTCGGCCGTAAAAACGAATGAGGCTCTGagagcctccagcctgggggaccctGGGGACACTGTGCCAAGAGGAGTCCGTCAGACACAGAAGGTCGTGTGCAGTTACGGGTCATCTGTGTGGCGTCTCTGCAACAGCCAAGTTCAGAGACAGCagaatggtgggtgccagggctGGGGGAGCCAGGGTTTGAAGGGGACAGAGCAAGTTGTGGAGACGATGGTGCTGACGGTTGCAGGGCAGTGTAACCAGCCCCTAGGGGAAGAGGGAAGGTGTGCAGCGTCTCGACCCTCCAGCCAGGCTGGCCACAGGCAGTGCTAGAGCGAGGGCGTGTACAAATCAAGGCCAGTGGCAACTTGTCAGTAAAAGACGCCACAGCAGCCACCCCGTTCTTCAGGCACGCTGGGGAGTCGGGACCTGGCTGGGTATGCACCTGTCCCAGCGCCCACCGAGACTGTCAGCCACGAGGCCATCCTCTGGGCTGTGGGCAAGGCTGGGGCGTGGGCTGTGGAGGCGGGGAGGACACCTGGCCCCTGGCTCCTGTCAGGCCTGCGCTGCAGCAGCAAGTGCACTGGTTAGAGGATGCCTCAGTTAGACTGATGTTTTAAACTCTGCAGTTTTACTGTATTAATAAagtcaaggccgggcacggtggctcacacctgtaatcccagcactttgggaggccgaggcaggcagatcacgaggtcaggagatcgagaccatcctggctaacacggtgaaaccgtctctactaaaaatacaaaaaaattagccaggcgaggtggcacgtccctgtagtcccagctactcgggaggctgaggcaggagaatggtgtgaacccgggaggcagaggttgcagtgagcagagatcatgccactgcactgcagcctgggcgacagagcaagactccatctcaaaaataataataaagccaaaATACACACGAGGTGCTGGGTGACTGTTCCCTGGGAAACTGGCCAACCCAGGAGCCTGATGCCACCCTCAGCCTGGCCCCCGCCCCCGGAGGGCAGAGGCTAATGCCACAGGGACCTCTAGGGTGCTGGCCCAGCCTGGCCTTCTGTTCCCTGACATTCCACTCACCCCTGGGGCTGTCCCCTCCCAAGACAGATGGAGACCAAGATGGCCCGGCTGCCCTGCTCAGGGGCTGTGGATATAGGAAGATCCTGGTCCTTCCTCGTCAGATACCATCTGGGTGGCCCCTACTCCCAGGCTCACCCACTGTCCTCCCAGCCTGTCCACTGGGGGCTCCACCTCAGCCCTGTCATGCCTGCTGTCCCATAGCCTGGGGTGTTGGGGCTCGGCCCCTCCAGTCTGGCCCCAGGGCTCTGCCCAACAGGCACACAGGGAAGCCTTTGGAGCCATCCGAGACCCTGACGTGTCCCTCGCCCATCTGCCACTCATAGACTCCCACTGGGAGGGTGGCTGGTCAAGCTCCTGTGTCCTGGGAACTCGCGTTCCCAGGCTTACCCCCGGCAGACATGACTTGGAGACACCCCAGGAGGGGCGTGGGCGCCAGGCTCAGCTCTGCACCTGCAGGGCCATCCGTCCAAACAGGGCTGCGTGAGGGTGGCGGGCCCTGGCCTGGCTCTGCAGCTGGGAGGAAGCCTCTGCCTGGAAGCTGTCCACAGCTTCAGGGGGCTCCCACTGGCTGGGGTGCAGCCTTCTGCAGGGGATGGTACCACAAGCCCCCAACTGGCAGTGCCCAGTACCCCGGGTCCTCTGCTGCTGGCCCACACCAGAACCCCAGCCACGGCCCCTCCCCTCCGCCCAGCCCTCAGGTCTCAGCAGCCTGCTCTCCTGAGAGGGGTGGGGTCCGGCCCCTCCACTCCTTCAGCCAGACACAGCCAGACCTGAGCCGGAGTCTCCACCCCCAAACACCACCACCCCCAAATGCCATCACCCCTGCCGGCAGGCTCCTCCTCTGCTCCTCATTCGCCCGCACGTCACCTGCAGGCTCCATGCTCACAGTCTGCATGGCCAGGACACTCGACAGTTCCTTTGGCTCCTGCGGGCCCACGTGGCCTTACCACCAGCTGGCCCTGCGCCCGAGGCCACAGCTCCTCAAGGCCCCATCAGCTTGGCTGAGCCTAGACTCCCTCATTTCCGTCTGCCCCTGGTCAAGCTTCGGCGGGAAGCAGTCCCTTCTCGAGGGGGTCCTCCCTCCCACTCTGCTCCCTGGCCTAGCCCCACACCTGGTCCCAGTACCCTCCTAACTTCCACAACCCCCACACCCCACCAAGAACTTCCCCGGGGACCTCACCCTCACCCTTGGACCTCACGCACCCCCACTAATGAGTCCTGTGCCCACCGTGACCCCTCTCCAAGCACCAGAACTGCCTCATAGACCCAGCCTGGCCCCAACCAAAAGCAAGCTCCCAGCCTGACCCCTGCAGTCCACTTTCCATGGCTTCTCTAGCCAGGATCCTGGGGCCACTCTGCTCCTCCCCAACCTCTCCCCAGATCCAGGCCCCTGGCCAGGGCCCCAGACTCCTGCCCAGCTGGCTGCTCCCTCCCACTGCCACTGAGGCAGAGCTCCCTCCTGGACAGTGTGCTGGGCTGTGGCAGGACCACCACCCTGACCATGCCCCATCCCCTGTCCATGCCACAGCAGGATACTGTCTCTAAATCACAGACCTACCAACCTCTGCTGCTCCTGCTCTCAGGGGACGAGACTCCTGACTCATCCGGTGGAGGCCCAGGCCATGGAGGTGCccactgcccagcccagccccgccCCACCAGCCTCGGCCCTGGGAAACccaccccttccttctcctcGGCAGAGGCTCTTCTGCCGGGACCTTCTGAGCCCTAGGCCGCACTCACCATGCCCGAGTTTCTCAGCCCGATTATCTTTCTGCTCTGCTCCTTCCACAGAACACACTCTCCTACCCACTGCGCACAATCTGTTTCACACGCTGATGCTGAAGGAGTgccacattaaaaacaaaaaacacttagaaTATCCGTGCCCGATCCCACGGACGCGGGAGACTATCCGCGCCCAACCCCACAGATGCAGGAAAAAATGGTCTGGAGAAAAACACTATCAACAAAAACACTGggaaacaggaaaacaaacatgCCACTTGGATCCAAAGGTGGGACAAGAACTGCTCCAGATTAAAACACTAAAGAGACATGATTAACCAAATGCACCTGTGAACCCTGACGGGCCCaggtgtggggatgggggtggggaacaCTATAAAAggcagtctttttaaattttttgggttttttgttatttttttgagacgaagtcttgccctgtcacccaggctggagtgcagtggcgtgatctcagctcactgcaacctccgcctcctgggttcaagcgattctccaacctcggcctcccaagtagctgggattacaggtggacaccgctacgcccggctaatttttgtttctgtgtttttttagtagagacagggtttcaccatgttggccaggctggtcttgaactcctgggctcaagcgatcctcacacctcagcgtCCCTCCTGAGCAGCAAGCACGTACCACCACAACCAgcatattctgttttctttccaggACCCTCACCTCTGAAAAGACGTGGTCCCCTTAGCCAAGGCTGCCTTTCTCCTACTGGAAAGGGTTCGGTCGGGAACTGCTCTTACACAGCGgcctgcctcctccccagcttCTTGGGACAGGTGTTGGCCCGACTCCAGCACTTCAGGCCCTGGGAAGCCACATCCCATGGCTCTGAGCCTCAGGGAAGTGAGCCTAACCCCacgtgcgccatcatgcccagccacacAACAAAATCCATAAAAAGATCTGTTTGGAGTCAAAGTCCACAAAACCTACCAACGAGCTGCGGTACCACCTGATCCCCTTTCTCGCTCATCTGTGGCTACCCAGCTGAATCGCCTCTGGCACGCGATTTCCTGCGCAAGGCCTTTGGCCACTCCCTTTCCTGAATCCCTTTCCCCAAACAGGCACAGCTTTACTCCCTTTTCTCCTTTAGCTTTTGGCTGAAATGTCACTTCTTAAACTTTTCCTCAGCATCCTATTTAAAGCAGTCCccagccaaggcaggaggattgcttgaggctgggagtttggggccagcctgggcaacgtagtgagacttccatctctacaaaaacacgtaaaatttgccaggcatggtggcatgcacctgtagtcccagctactcaggaagctgagggtggttgattgcttcagcccaggagttcaaggatgcagtgagctatgaatgcactactgcactccagcccgagtgagagagcaagactccatctctagaaataaaaaaaaaaaa contains:
- the GNPTG gene encoding N-acetylglucosamine-1-phosphotransferase subunit gamma isoform X2, which translates into the protein MAAGLVRVLLFLGLSARGPAPAGAAKMKVVEEPNTFGVNNPFLPQASRLQAKRDPSPVSGPAHLLRLSGKCFSLVESTYKYEFCPFHNVTQHEQTFRWNAYSGVLGIWHEWEIANNTFTGMWMRDGDACRSRSRQSKVELACGKSNRLAHVSEPSTCVYALTFETPLVCHPHALLVYPTLPEALQRRWDQVEQDLADKLITAQGHEKLLRTLFEDAGYFKAPEENEPTQLEGGPDSLGLETLENCRKAHKELSKEIKRLKGLLTQHGIPYVRPTETSSLEHLGHKTPRAKPPERLRGDPGLRGSL
- the GNPTG gene encoding N-acetylglucosamine-1-phosphotransferase subunit gamma isoform X1; the encoded protein is MAAGLVRVLLFLGLSARGPAPAGAAKMKVVEEPNTFGVNNPFLPQASRLQAKRDPSPVSDSASLCKQVLCTEPGDQRESLPGPAHLLRLSGKCFSLVESTYKYEFCPFHNVTQHEQTFRWNAYSGVLGIWHEWEIANNTFTGMWMRDGDACRSRSRQSKVELACGKSNRLAHVSEPSTCVYALTFETPLVCHPHALLVYPTLPEALQRRWDQVEQDLADKLITAQGHEKLLRTLFEDAGYFKAPEENEPTQLEGGPDSLGLETLENCRKAHKELSKEIKRLKGLLTQHGIPYVRPTETSSLEHLGHKTPRAKPPERLRGDPGLRGSL